One window of Dyadobacter sandarakinus genomic DNA carries:
- a CDS encoding FAD-dependent oxidoreductase yields MIQEEASAKRTPKTIESAADLVIVGGGLSGTCAAITAARAGVKVTLIQDRPVLGGNCSSEVRLWILGATSHMGNNNRWAREGGVIDEIMLENIYRNPDGNPLIFDTVLLEKVIQEPNITLLLNTAVFDLDKKTESRNAGDEIAAVHAFCSQNSTKYKVSAPLFCDASGDGIVGFLAGAAFRMGAESMEEFGEKFAPDKAYGELLGHSMYFYSKDVGRPVKFIPPSYALQDITEIPRYKTFNPKDFGCRLWWLEFGGRMDTVHDTEKIKWELWKVVYGAWNYIKNSGEFPESENMTLEWVGTIPGKRESRRFEGDYMLKQQDIVEQKTFSDTAAFGGWSLDLHPADGVYSDQSGCNQWHSKGVYSIPYRCFYSRNITNLFIAGRIISATHVAFASTRVMATSAVGGQAVGIAAALAKKYGCTPREVGQQYLEEYQLELWRSGQYLPQTVISDHEDLVQKASGISASSQLELTGLPGSEHWAPIVHSVAQMLPVNGGMPDMKVRADVLENTTLEVELRKSSKAFNHTPDVTIETKSLVLSPGKQEIQLDWDASFDEECYAFVCFLKNEKVKIQYSEKRVTGILTVFNATNPAVSNYGKQEPTEDLGVDTFEFWCPQRRPEGRNLAFQLSEPLAAFGTNNLRNGLHRPIAAPNAWVANFDDDAPSVTIHWNEEVSINQIELVFDTDSDHPMENVIYVHPETIMPFCVTELAVKDGQGIVVAKITGNHQTRRTISLENPVSTRSLTVNILHTNRDVPASLFEIRCY; encoded by the coding sequence ATGATACAAGAAGAAGCTTCTGCGAAAAGAACACCGAAAACCATTGAATCTGCGGCTGATCTGGTGATTGTAGGAGGAGGATTATCGGGTACCTGCGCGGCGATTACGGCGGCGCGGGCGGGTGTGAAAGTGACGTTGATCCAGGACAGGCCGGTGCTCGGCGGAAACTGTTCCAGCGAAGTAAGACTGTGGATACTTGGCGCTACCTCTCACATGGGAAACAACAACCGCTGGGCACGCGAAGGCGGCGTAATCGACGAGATTATGCTTGAAAATATCTACCGGAACCCTGATGGCAACCCGCTCATTTTCGATACCGTTTTGCTCGAAAAAGTGATTCAGGAACCTAATATCACGCTGCTGCTCAATACTGCGGTTTTTGATTTGGACAAAAAAACAGAAAGCAGAAATGCAGGTGACGAAATAGCGGCAGTGCACGCATTCTGCAGCCAAAACAGCACGAAATACAAAGTGTCGGCTCCCTTGTTTTGTGATGCTTCCGGGGACGGGATTGTGGGCTTTCTGGCCGGGGCTGCATTCAGAATGGGCGCGGAATCAATGGAGGAGTTCGGTGAAAAATTTGCGCCGGATAAAGCCTACGGCGAGCTGCTGGGGCATTCCATGTATTTTTATTCTAAAGATGTGGGCCGGCCGGTGAAGTTCATCCCTCCCTCCTATGCTTTGCAGGATATCACGGAAATTCCGCGTTATAAAACATTCAATCCCAAAGACTTTGGCTGCCGGCTCTGGTGGCTGGAATTCGGCGGCAGAATGGATACGGTACACGATACCGAGAAGATCAAATGGGAACTCTGGAAGGTGGTGTATGGCGCCTGGAACTACATCAAGAATTCAGGCGAGTTTCCCGAATCGGAGAATATGACACTGGAATGGGTGGGTACCATTCCCGGAAAGCGCGAAAGCAGGCGGTTTGAAGGCGATTACATGCTCAAACAGCAGGATATTGTTGAGCAAAAAACTTTCTCAGATACCGCTGCATTCGGAGGTTGGAGCCTGGACCTGCACCCGGCTGACGGTGTTTACAGCGACCAGTCAGGCTGTAATCAGTGGCACAGCAAGGGTGTTTACAGCATCCCCTACCGGTGCTTTTACAGTCGGAATATCACTAACCTTTTCATAGCGGGCCGCATTATCAGCGCAACACACGTCGCATTTGCTTCGACGCGGGTGATGGCGACAAGCGCGGTGGGCGGACAGGCGGTAGGTATCGCGGCGGCACTCGCAAAAAAGTATGGTTGTACACCACGCGAGGTCGGGCAGCAGTATCTGGAAGAATACCAGCTTGAACTTTGGAGATCGGGACAGTATCTGCCGCAAACGGTTATTTCCGATCATGAAGATCTGGTTCAAAAGGCCTCCGGCATTTCAGCTTCTTCGCAACTTGAACTTACCGGACTGCCCGGCTCGGAGCACTGGGCTCCGATTGTACATTCGGTAGCGCAAATGTTGCCTGTAAATGGCGGTATGCCCGATATGAAAGTGCGGGCAGATGTTTTGGAAAATACCACACTGGAAGTCGAGCTGCGCAAAAGCAGCAAAGCATTCAACCACACACCTGATGTGACCATCGAGACAAAATCCCTGGTACTCAGTCCGGGAAAGCAAGAAATCCAGCTCGATTGGGACGCTTCGTTCGACGAAGAATGCTACGCTTTTGTTTGCTTTTTGAAGAATGAAAAAGTCAAAATACAATACAGCGAAAAGCGGGTGACCGGAATTTTAACGGTTTTCAATGCAACGAATCCTGCTGTTTCGAACTATGGAAAACAGGAGCCGACCGAAGATCTGGGCGTAGATACCTTTGAATTCTGGTGTCCGCAGCGCAGGCCGGAAGGCCGGAACCTGGCATTCCAGCTGAGCGAGCCCCTTGCTGCATTTGGAACCAATAACCTAAGAAATGGACTGCACCGACCCATCGCAGCACCCAATGCATGGGTTGCCAATTTCGACGACGACGCTCCCTCTGTCACGATCCACTGGAATGAGGAAGTCAGCATTAACCAGATAGAACTGGTTTTTGATACCGATTCTGATCATCCTATGGAAAATGTGATTTATGTTCACCCGGAAACGATTATGCCTTTTTGTGTAACAGAGCTGGCAGTAAAAGACGGTCAGGGCATTGTGGTTGCAAAGATCACCGGTAATCACCAGACCAGGCGGACCATAAGCTTGGAAAATCCGGTTAGCACAAGATCACTAACAGTGAATATCCTACATACAAATCGGGATGTACCTGCGTCACTTTTTGAGATACGGTGCTATTAA